The following coding sequences lie in one Colias croceus chromosome 1, ilColCroc2.1 genomic window:
- the LOC123694732 gene encoding ubiquitin-conjugating enzyme E2 N, with protein MAALPRRIIKETQRLMQEPVPGISAVPSETNARYFHVIVTGPEDSPFEGGLFKLELFLPEDYPMSAPKVRFITKIYHPNIDRLGRICLDILKDKWSPALQIRTVLLSIQALLSAPNPDDPLANDVAELWKVNESEAIRNAKDWTRRYAMDN; from the coding sequence ATGGCAGCCCTACCACGTAGAATAATCAAAGAGACACAGCGATTGATGCAAGAACCCGTGCCGGGAATAAGTGCGGTGCCTAGCGAGACTAATGCGCGTTATTTTCACGTAATCGTCACCGGCCCAGAGGACTCACCGTTCGAAGGAGGATTATTCAAATTAGAACTATTCCTGCCAGAAGACTATCCAATGTCAGCGCCTAAGGTTAGGTTTATAACGAAAATATACCACCCGAACATAGACCGGCTGGGTCGCATATGCCTGGATATATTGAAGGATAAGTGGAGCCCAGCACTGCAAATTCGTACCGTTCTCCTTTCCATTCAGGCGTTACTATCGGCGCCTAACCCCGACGACCCCCTCGCAAACGACGTAGCCGAACTTTGGAAAGTTAACGAAAGCGAAGCAATTCGAAACGCCAAGGATTGGACAAGGAGATATGCCATGGATAATTGA